Genomic window (Granulicella arctica):
GACGGCGAGGTTCACTTTCAACTGCTGGAAAACGTTCGCGGCGCGGACGTTTTCCTCGTGCAGCCTACCTGCTTTCCGGTCGATCAGCACCTCGTGGAGTTGCTGATTATGATGGACGCGCTCAAACGCGCCTCCGCTGGCCGGATCACGGTAGTGATTCCCTACTACGGTTATGCGCGGCAGGATCGCAAAGATCGGCCGCGTGTCGCCATTACTTCGAAGCTGGTGGCAGATCTACTGACAACGGCAGGCGCGAACCGAGCCCTGCTTGTCGATCTGCACGCGGCGCAGATTCAAGGCTTCTTCAATATTCCGGTCGATCATCTCTTCGCCAGTCCGGTGCTGGTGAGCTACTTCCGGGATCTGAACCTGCCCAATCTCACCGTGGTCTCACCGGATGCAGGTGGCGTGGAACGTGCACGCTTCTTCGCAAAGAAGCTGGATGTTCCTTTGGCGATCGTTGACAAACGCCGGACGGACATCAATGTAACCGAGGTGATGAACGTGATCGGCGATGTACGCGGCCGGACATGTCTGATCCTCGACGACATCATCGACACGGCGGGAACGCTCGTTA
Coding sequences:
- a CDS encoding ribose-phosphate diphosphokinase, with protein sequence MNKQDTTAVTSPISGQAGETETTSQPGTSQGFTAKGSQEKKRSGKLSEDKRFKIFSGSANVALSEEICRFVGVPLGETRLQRFSDGEVHFQLLENVRGADVFLVQPTCFPVDQHLVELLIMMDALKRASAGRITVVIPYYGYARQDRKDRPRVAITSKLVADLLTTAGANRALLVDLHAAQIQGFFNIPVDHLFASPVLVSYFRDLNLPNLTVVSPDAGGVERARFFAKKLDVPLAIVDKRRTDINVTEVMNVIGDVRGRTCLILDDIIDTAGTLVKTVDALLAQGAGKVYACASHPVLSGPAVERIAASRLEQLVVTNSIPLREEALGVSKIKVLSIAGLLGRAIESIHMETSVSTLFN